The segment GTGAAATTATTATCCAAAAAAATTACGACTTCTATACATTTGATGCGAAATATGTTGATCCGGATGCCGTAAAAATTGAAGTGCCTGCCAGGTTGGACAAGGCATCCATAAAAACCATCCGGGAAGTTTCTTTAAAAGCTTATGAAATACTACGGTGCGAAGACTTCGCCAGGGTAGATTTATTCCTTACAAAAAAAGGAAAGGTTTACGTGAACGAAATCAATACCATTCCCGGGTTTACCAATTCAAGCATGTTCCCCATGATGTGGAAAGAACGCGGCATCAGTTTTACAGAACTTATCAGCAAACTTATTACCCTTGCCATAGAGCGTTTCAATGAAAACAAACGCATTGAACGCGGGTATGAATCATCGTTAAAATTTTAACACACCACCTGCGATCATCTGAAAATGAAAGACATCATAAAAAACCATTCTTCAACCTTAGGCGGGGTCCTGCTGAGCATTGGCTTAACTTCGGCAATCGGGTTAATCCTGTTGCTCTTTTATTTTTATGTGTACCTTCCGGCTTCTACCAACCATGGCGAAACCATTACCGTACCCAGCGTGGAAGGTTTGAATATTACTGAGCTCGAAAACTTTTTAGTAAAACGAAATCTGCGCTACGAAGTAAACGACTCGTCATATACCGATGATTACCCACCGCTTACGGTGCTTCGCCAGTTTCCGGCAGCTGGCGCCAAGGTAAAAGAAAACCGGGTGATCTATATTTCGGTAAATCGTGTTACCCCACCCACGGTGCCCATGCCCAATTTGGTGGATGGCTCATTGATCAATGCGGAGGCTGTTTTACGGGGCAATGAATTAAAACGCGGACGCATCCAGCTTGTGCGTGGCCCCTTTTTAAACCTGGTGAAAGAAATGCGCTATGAAGGCGAGAAAATATTGCCCGGTACGCGTATACCAAAAGGCTCAGTAATTGACCTGGTGGTGGAAGATGGTGGCAGCAATACGGTGCCGGCACCGGATGTGCGCGGCTATACGTTGGAGGATGCCAAAATCCCCATCTTCGGCTCAAACCTTAACCTGGGCCAAATTCATGTGGTAGGCGATACCACTGGCCGCGAGGCCATTGTGGTGCTGAAACAAAAGCCACCGGCAAACCAAAATATTAAGGTGGGCGATGTCGTTGAGCTATGGGTAGGCAAAAAAGGAACACCCGTGCCTGACGATGAGGAAGATGGAACGGATGACCAGGATAATTTTTAATGACTATCGGAAAGCAATTTCTTTTTTTAATTCTCTGCTCTTTCCCTTTGGTTGCCCTGGCGCAACTGAAACGCTACCCCATTCAGCAACCTGCTAACCCGGAAGCAGCGTTTGCAAAAACCAAAAGCCTGGAACCCATGTCGCTTCCCTTTTGGGATGATTTTTCTGCACCCGCCAGCAGCGACACCCTGTGGAGCAACAAAGCAACCGTATGGATTAATACCAGCATGGCCATTGACCCACCTACTATTGGTGTGGCCACCTTCGATGGATTGAATGAAAATGGCACACCCTATAGCCCAAACCCCGACCAGACACTGGAGGTAGGGTTAACCGATAGCCTAGAGTCAAGAAGAATTAAAATGACCGAGGTTGGGCTTTTTCAGCGCAACTCCGTTTTTCTCAGTTTTTACTATCAGTGGGGTGGCCATGGCGAAACACCCGATGCCAATGATTATTTACAACTTGAATTCAGGAACCAGCAAGGCGCATGGGAAATCATCCGGACCCTACGGCCTAACCGGGCTACCGAACGGTTCGATGAATTTTACAGTGTGATCATTCGCATAAATGAAGATCGCTTTTACCATGATGATTTTCAATTCCGGTTTCGTTCGTTCGGCCGCAGGTCCGGACGTTTTGATACCTGGCACCTCGACTATGTTTACCTGAACCGGGGAAGAACGGAAACCGATCTCACCTACCCGGACAGGGCGATACGCAAAACACTCTCACCTTTATTTGAAAAATACTATGCTGTTCCTTACAAACATTTCAAACAAGAAAAAACAATTACACCTCCTGCCTATGCGGTTTACAATTTAAGTAACATCCTCACAACACTGTCTTACTTAACGTATGGAACATTCGTAAATTACTTTGATGATGACAGCGAATCTGTGTTTGAAGAAAACCTCAACGGAACCGATACATCATCCATCAGCCTTGGGTTTGGTGTTCCTCCTTTCGTGAATATTCCGGTTGATGTGGAGTACATTCCTGATCCCGACAACCATGATCATTTCGATCCCCAGGCAAAACGTGTTGAAGTTTCGTTAAAGATCAGGGTTTTTACCGGTGATGTTATTGACCTGAAAACCGGCAATCCTTCCCCCGGCTATTTACCCATTTATGAACCCATTGATTTCAGGGCTAACGATACCATACGGCAGCATTACACCTTGCACAATTACTATGCTTACGATGATGGTGTTGCTGAATATTCAGCAGGGTTGACACAACCCGGAAATATTGTGGCCTACCGTTTTACCATGCAAACCTCCGAACCAGATACCATTAATGGCGTGTATGTTCACTACCCCGTTACGTCAGGTGTTTCGGCATCCAACACTACCTTTTACATCTGGGGTGATACCAACGGTGAACCTGGTCCTCTTTTGTTGGAAGAGTTGGTTCCTGTGGAGCGCAAAACGAATAACGAGTTTATTCTTCGCGAGTTCATCCAATCGGCCCGCGTACAAGGTGTATTTTACATCGGTTGGCGCCAACCGGCAACAGGACGCGTGCAGGTTGGGCTTGATACCGGCAACGATACCGGCAACCAGATTTTTGTAAACACAACAGGTAGTTGGATACCCAATACCGATGTAAAAGGAAGCCTGATGTTACGCCCCAGGTTTGGAAAGGGTAATGTAGTAACCTCATCAGAAGGACGGCAACAACCAGAAGTCTCAATCTACCCCAATCCCAATTTTGGGGAGTTTTTTATGGAAGGTGAACCCCAGGGGTTAACTATACTCAATGCCGGGGGGCATCCGGTGGTGTTTGAAACCGAACAGCTCGACAACCGAATGCGTATTACGATTACGTATCCAATCCGTGGCCTATACCTGGTTCGTTATTTCAACGGCACTGCCTGGCAAACAAAAAAGATCGTTGTCCAGGACTAACTGTTTTCAAATCAGCATACTTTCAGTACGAAGTAAGCTCAATCGGGTTTGGGCTAAAGCAAATTGCAAAAATGATCAGGGCGATCCAACCTAAAACCTGGCGATTGCTATCCAAAGGCTCTTCAATTTCTGAAGGCGGATGTTCCACACCTGCTAATCTTCCAATGATAAAGGCAAACAGCAACCATCCCGTATAACCTTGTAAAGAAGGATCGAACCAACTTAGCATAAACTGCCCGGCAAAAACAAGAAGTGCGTACATTACTGTATCGCGCATCGGTAACTTCAGTCCGCGAAAGCAGAGGGTAAGAAAAATAACGTATGCCGGAATGTAAATAATCAAATCTTCGAACGGCATGAGTGGATGGACCAACCCTAACCCGGCATAAAAAACAAAACTGATGAAGATGATAGAAGCCACCAGTTTATGAAGCCGGAATCCGATCAGCCCATAAAGTACATGCCCACCATCTAACTGGCCTATGGGCAAAAGATTTAAAGCCGTAAAGATCAAGGCAAGGAAACCCGCAAAAAGATAGGGATAGTGCATGATCTCATGCGGGTTAGGCATACGTTCCGGATCTGCCACAAATTTTTCAAAAAATAAAAACAACAAGTTTTTACCAATAACCACATCAACAATACCCTCTTGCTGTCCATAAACTTTATCGGCATACTCTAATCCGTACTGTTCATACTCCGGATGAATCTGAAAAATGTATTCGGCAGGAGGCAGATTTGTAAATCCATAAATCAATACAATCATAGCCATTACGAATCCTGCCAACGGCCCGGCAATTCCAATATCAAAGTTTATCTTTTTTGATGTTATGCGCTCACGTAAACGGATAACAGCGCCCATGGTGCCTATAGAAAATGGAAACGGTGGCATGGGGATATAATAGGGCAAACTTGAATTTACCCGGTAATACCGGGCTGTGAAGTAATGGCCAAACTCATGCACGGTAAGAATAAGCAAAAACGGAACAGAGAAATGCATGCCCGAGAAAAAATCGGCCCAGGTAAAAGGGCCATAAACAGACTTCCCGTATGTCCATTCTGCACCGGCTATTGTAGTGGTTATAAAAGTGGCAATAAACAGAAAAACCTGGAGGATAATACGTTTGGCTTCCTTACTCATAATTCCTGAAATAATCCAACACGCGATCGGGATGTTCCACCAAAAATGTTTGTATGCCTAACGCAGCAGCGGCTTCGATGTTCTCTTTGTTATCGTCCAGGAATAAAGTTTGTTCCGGAACATAATTATTTTCGTCCAGCACCTGCGTAAATATTTGGGATTCAGGTTTACGTTTGCCTACCAGGTGCGAGTAATAGTGAACATGAAAGTAATCGTTAAGCGAGGAAAATGCGTCAACCTGCGGCAGCATTGATTGGTTCACAAAGCTGAGGTGGATGTTATTGGTATTACTCAGCACGGCCACTGAAAACCTTTTTTTTAGCCTGTCCAGCAACTGAAGTTTGGCAACAGGTAATTGAACAAGCATGGCATTCCATGCGCTATCGATTTGTTCATCAGGGGCCGAGAATGAGAAAATCCGCTGTAAAACCTGTCGAAATTCCGCATCAGTAATTTCGCCCCGTTCATAGGCATAAAACTCAGTATGCGTACGGTAAGCATGCCGAACCTGGTCGGGTCTAACGCCCGATAAATCACAAATCGACTGGATGGTTCGCTCAACGGATAAATCGATGATTACACCACCGAGATCGAAAATCAGATTTCTGGGAATCAATGGCTTGGATGAGGGTGAAATAAAGTGGGCCCAGCAGGGCACGATCCTGCGACCCCCTGATTATGAGTCAGGTGCTCTAACCAGCTGAGCTATGGGCCCCGATTTTTAAGAACGCCTTGAAAAGAGGTGCAATGATAAAGATTACCCCGAACATTAACAATGAAAATCATGGATCGGAAAGAATTACTACTTCACCACATGCAGCCAGCTTTTGCATAAGGCCTGATCGCCAATGGTAACAGTATAGTAATAAATACCGGCATCCAAATCCTTGGCCGACCAATCATACTGGTAATTGGCTGACTCAAATACTTTGCCGCCCCAGCGATTGTGAATGGTAAGGCCTACGGTAAGCCCTGCATCAGCAGGCGTTTTGCCTCCCGCCCCGTATTGGATTACAAACCTATCGTTTTGGCCGGGGGTTGATTCGGGCGTAATTACATTGGGCGCCAAAATCGTGTAGATTGGAAGCGTGACTTGCTTTTCATAAACACAAAACTCTTTTATGCCTGTCACCTTAAGGGTGTAAGCTCCATCCTGATTATAAGCATGGATAGCTTCCGGTAAATCGGTGGTGTTGCCATCACCAAAATCAATCAGGTAATTCTCATCAGCTTTTTGTTCGGTTTTATTTACTACGTAAACCTGGGACCGGCTAATGCAATCAGGCACAAGCTTATAATCGAACTGAACATCAATAAAGGGCACAACTTCTATATCAACAGTATCTTTATTAAAGCAACCATTGCTATCAGTTATGACCACAAAGTATCGTATACTTTCTTCAGGTTTAACCAACGTAGTATTTAAAGGCCCATCCTCTGTGCTCCATTGGTAACCTACGCCCCCATTCCCAGTAAGCTGATAGGATGTTCCGTAGCAAATAACATCATCCTCCTGGGCTTTTAATAAATTCCTGAAAACGCGTACGGTTTTAAAAGCTGAATCAACCCCAACGCAAGTGTTCAGATCAACAGCACGCAACTTAACCAGGTACGTTCCTTCATTTTGGTACTGATGCAAAAATGAAGTTGTGTCGGTCTTTACCAGTTTAGTACCATCACCCAAATCCCATTCATAAAATTCTCCGCCTGTACTGAAGTTCTGAAACCTGATCGTATCCGGATAACACAACACATCCAGGCCGGGCGCATCAAACGCTACTGAGTTGGTTTGGAGGCGTGCCCGCAATGAAGAAAGATCAAATTTAAAAGCAGCGTTGTTACAGTTCGCACTGTTATTGGTACGCGACCACGCTTCATCTGTAGTCGGAAAATCTGAACTTGGTAACCCGGTAGCACTAAGCGAACGGCAACCGGAACACACCGCATGGTAAACAATCCCGCTTTTATCAAACCGGCTGGTGCCACCATCAACATGGGTACGCGATATGTTTCCTCCGAGGTACGTGGCATACAAAAGTTCTGAGGCGTCAGCCGTAAGCACTATAAAATAGAAATCAGAACCGCTGGTTGTTTTTTGCAAGGCATCGTTGGTAACCGGCATTCCTGAAGTATTGGAATTCCAATACCCCAACCCGCTATTGATTAAACCACCCCAGCCCGACATATACAGGTTGTTACAATCATTGACCAAAAATGCTGTAGGTGAAATATTCGGTATGCCTATACCGGATCCGAACCTTGTAGAAAATATCAATGTATTTAATTCGCCATTAAACTTCTGCACAAACTGACCACTGTTAGCATTGCTGTACACACCTGGCGTTACCGGAAAATTTCCGTTGGTTTGTCCGTATGTATATACATCACCATTCCTGTCAAGATCAATAAAATAAACCTGGTCAAAATCCGATGTGCCCGTGAAGGTGGAATATGCAATGGAATCACCCTCAGAAGAAATTTTCATGATCCAGCCATCCACGCCTCCTGCTATTAATGATTGATACGAATTAGTCGTGGTCGGGAAATCAGCGCTAGACGTTCCGCCACCCAGGTAAATCGCGAAGGCACTATCGAACTTGATCGTATGTGATGCATCAAAATTATTTCCGCCTACAAAAGCAGACCAGATAATCTGCGTAAGCATAGCATCCATTTTCACCACAACCGCATCACTTCCTCCACCCCGATAGGTTGTACTGAAACTATTCACACCCGGAAAGTCTGGTGAGTTTGTAACGGAGCTGATGTAGATGTTTCCCAGGGTATCGGTAATCACATCGCCCCGCATTTCATCTCCATAGTTTCGCACCAGCGGACTACCGGGCTGGTTCAGTCCATCGTTTTGGGAACCGCCCAGATAAGTTGAAGCTATTAATTGATCACCCTCTTTACTGATCCGCGACAAAACAATATCTGACCCAAAGGGATAAGGTATAACATTTGTCCCTAAAGGAATTCCCCCGTTAAACATAGTGCTGAGTGCAGATGTGGTGGTGGGAAAGTTAAAGGAACTGGTTGTGCCCAATACTATTAAATCCTGAGATTTTTCGTCCATCACCAGACTATGCGGTGTTTCATTGCCCGATCCGCCAATGTAACTGGCATACAATAACTGGCTACCGGTGGAATCATATTTGAGGATGGCGATGTCGTAATTACCACCATAGGTCGTTTGAAAAGCACCGGGCGTTGCCGGAAAAGTGCCTCCAAAATTAATATTGTTGGCAATGCCCGATGAATATAAGGTGCCACGCTCACCCGGTGTGGCGGTACTTCCCCAATTATCAGCCGTTGAACCAGAAAAGGTAGAGAAAATAAGCAACGGGTCAATCACCAATTCATAACAGGCATCATATCCTTCCGGAAAACGAAAGCTCAGTGTGTTATTGGTTAGAGTGTATTCACTTTTTACCTCACACTTCTCTCCGTTGATGACCTGGTACGTAAAGGGTTTCTTTTCGATCAGATAGCCAACTGAAGTACCCACGATAACATTTCCATGATCAAGGTAAAGTTGATCTGCGCCATTTATTTCAATTTGCACCTGCCCTGCATAGGCATCAGGCTTTACGATAAAATCATACTTGAGATTTTGATTGACAGAACTAATCCGAAGATCAATTCCAGTATATAAATCAGGATAAACAATTTCACCAAACGCACTCGCCCGCGAAGCCCATTGGGATGTATCATTGCCCAGAAAAAAATTATAATATTCCTTTGATGGCAGGGATGCTACCGGTGACTTTAAGGCAAGCGCACCAGAAAACCGTATTTGCACATGATGTCCATCCATCTTGTCGTCCATCTCCTCTGTTCCATCTGATTCATTTATATGATCGTGCAATCGTAAATGCGCTTCATTAGCTTTTTGCTGATCAAACAAATACAGGGAGAAATGACCCGGTGAAAGCATCAATCTTCCAGCCGGTGTACGTGCTGCAAAATCTATTGACTCAGGCCACTGACCTTTATTCTTGATAAATTTTAAAGCAGGTGTTTGTGCTGATCCGGCCAACGGAGCACTGAAAAGAAATGCTAGTACTAACCTGAAGTAAACCTGTTTCATCACTACCTAACAACTGGGCAAAATACTAAAACTTACAAGAAGCCTTCTCAAAAAAAATTGTCTTAGTTGGCAGCCTGAGCCTGTCGAAGGCTATTTTAGTGTTATCACGAGGTTTCGACAAGTTCAACCTGACAGGTTTAAAAATTTTGAGTTGACTTCTAATTGATTACCCCTCTTTTCGAAGCACCTGAAGTGGCGGAGTGGCGATCACTTCGCGCGAATTCCACCACCCGATGACCATGGTTAGCAATACTACCCCGCCCGTAATAGTAACCACTTCCAGCCCGTTAAAGGCAAAGGTTATTTTAAAGAAAAAGGTGGTTAACAGGTAGCCACCACCAAGGGAAAGCAACATGCCGGTAAGCGCTGAAAATAAACCCAGGTAGGCATATTCGATAAGTGTAATTTTTATGATCTGTTTAGTGCGTGCACCTATGGTTCGCAATAACACATTTTCCTTCATGCGAACATATTTACTATTGATGACCGCACCGGTTAATACCACCAATCCCGTAACGATACTGAACAGCGCAAGAAACCTGATTACCGCACCAAGTTTGTTAAACAAATCATTTACTGTACTCAGTATCAACCTCAAATCAATAAGTGACACATTGGGGTACTGCATAATGAGTTGCTGTTGAAAACGGTTGGCCGCCTGTTGGTCGTCAATGCGGGTTGCGGTAACATAAACCTGTGGAGCCTCTTCCAACACACCGGTTGGAAATACAAAAATAAAATTAGGCGGATCCTTTGGCCAGTTTACTTTACGTATACCACTGATAAAAACTTTAACCGGTATTCCCTGAACATCAAATACCAATGAATCACCCTCCCTAACACCCAGCTCTTCATGTAATCCCTCGGATATGGTAACCCACACCGAATCACGGCCAAGGGTTTTATGTTGAAGGTCACCTCTGATAAGTTCTTCAGAAAGATGCAGGCTGTCACGATACGTTACGCGATACTCACGTGTCAACGCCCAATTCGGAACCCGATCGGTGGTGTCTTGCTGAACTTCTTCCACGGTTTTATTCTTCAGTTCCTTTAAGCGACAGGTTACAATAGGCACAACCTGATTAACGGTAAGGTTATTCTCTTCCATCAATTTTACCACACCGTCTTTCTGTGATGGCTGAATGTCAAATAGTATGGTGTTGGATTGATTCTTTTGCCCGCTAAACTCGACCTGACCTAATAAACTCTTTTCTACAATATTTAAGGTGGTGATAATAAAAGCACCCAACCCGATGGCCACCATCAAAACCCGTGTTTGATTATTGGGGCGGTAAAGATTAGACAATGCATGTCGCCAGATAAAAGAAGAATTTGACGGAAAAAATCTACGGACGAGGTATAGCAACAGAATGGCCATTAGTGTCAACGCACCTAAAGCCACAGCAAGTCCTGCAAAAAATGAAAGCCCTATAAGAAGGTTGCGTGTCTGCAGCGCTGCGAACACTAAGGGGAATAAGGCGATGAGTATGATAATGAACAAACGAGCCTTTGAAAAAATTTTAGTGGGTTCAAAGTCTGCACGTAGAACGGCTAATGGTGGAACAAACCTCACCGCCATCAGCGGAAGCATAGAAAACAAAAGCGATACAACTGTACCCACCATAATCCCCTTCCAGAAGGATAGCCATGATACCGAGAAGGTGACTTCTACCGGAAGCAATCCCTTAAACGCAACCGGAATAATCTGTTGAATGGTTAACCCCAAAGACGCACCTATCAGACTACCGATAATGCCCAATAAAAAAATCTGAATGAAATAAATATTAAACGCTTGCCATCCGGACGATCCCACACAACGAAGCACGGCCACTTCATCGCGTTTTTCGCGCGCATAAATATGTACGGAACTGGCCACTCCAATGCAACCCAGAATAAGCGCTACAAAGGCCAGCAAGGAAAAGAAGCGGTATACCGATTGAAACGCCTCCCCTAACTCTTCCTTTCGCTCCTGAACAGTATCATAACCATGTCCATATTTTCGTACTTCTGTTTTAAGTGTGGTCACCAACAACTCCGTTTGTGCCTCACTCTCTGTTTTAAAGTAGTTTCTATAATTTATGCGACTGCCATACTGAACCAGCCCGGTTGAATCCAGTTGTGCCATGGCAATGTAAACCGAAGGTGTAAACGTGGATAAAATACCGCCACCCCCAGGAATCTTTGTAACCACTCCGGCTACTTCAAAATATGAGTTGCCAATACGGATCGAATCGCCTGAGCTGACTTCATACTGACTGGCCAGGGTTTCATCCAGCAAGGCAAAACCTTCATGCCGCATTTTTTGGTAAGCATCCGGTGGCAACGTTTCAATGCTTCCATAAAAAGGAAAATCACCTTCCAGTGATACCAGCCTGATCAGGCGTGATTGCCCGGAGTTTACAAACAATACCATCGAAGCCATGTCGGCTTCACGTGCTTGCGGAAATTTGGTGGAATCGAAGAGGGCGAGCAACTCAGGTTCAAATTTTTTATTTCCGTTAACAACCAGATCGGCACCCAGTAACTCCTTCGCATTACGGTCTATATCCTGTTGCAATGATTCATTCAGTGAATCCAATGAAACTACCGCGGCAATTCCGGTAATCAACGAAGCAGCAAATAGAAATAACCGTGAGAAATTTTGACGGGCATCGCGCCATGCCATCGTCCACACCCATCGGTCCTGAAAAATATTGCGGGTTTTACGCTTAAGCTTTATGATATACTCGATCATAAAGCAGCAACGATTTCTTCTTCCACCAATTTTCCACCCTTCATGCGCAAAATACGCTCGGTTTTTCGGGCCAGTTCCAGGTTATGCGTAACCAATACCAGTGTGGTGCCTTGTTCTTTATTCAGGGTAAACAGCAAATCGGTAATGTGATGTGAATTTTCTTCGTCCAGATTGCCGGTTGGTTCATCGGCAAAAAGAATCTTGGGGTCAGTGATAAAAGCGCGAGCCATGGCGACACGTTGCTGTTCCCCTCCTGATAGTTGAGATGGGTAATGGTGCATCCTGCCTTCAAGCCCGACCCGTGATAATAATTCTTTTGCCTTCGCAGAGACATTTTTCACACCACGCAATTCCAACGGCACCATTACATTTTCCAATGCTGTGAGTGTAGCCAGCAACTGGAAATTCTGAAAAACAAACCCTACATATTGATTTCGGATATAAGCCCGGTCGTCCTCACTCATGGCATTGAGTTTAAAACCCATTAGCGAAATAGATCCGCTGCTGGCCACATCCAGTCCGGCACATAACCCTAACAAAGTTGTTTTACCGCTACCGGATGGCCCGATTATCGCTAGTGTATTGCCCTGATGGACAGCAAAACTCACCTTATCCAATACGGTAAGCTGGGTAGCTCCTGAGGGGTACGATTTGGTTAATTCTTCTGCGAGGAGAACAAGCTGGGACATAGAATGATTTTCAGAGTACAGAATTCGATTGACGATGTTGCAAGATAAACTAACTTTAACCCTTTAACGTTTAACCCTTAAACTAATTCCATGGTCGGAAAGTTTAGCTGGATTATTGTATCTCTCCTATTTCTCCAAGGTTCAACTACGGTGAAAACCATTATGTTTTATGGCGACAGTCTTACGGCCGGATACGGCCTATCGACAGAAGAAGCTTTTCCTGCCCTGCTTGAAAAAAAGCTGAATACCCAATCGACCCGATGTAAGGTGATTAATGCCGGGTTGAGCGGTGAGACATCGGCTGGCGGATTATCCCGTATCGACTGGGTGTTACGTCAACCGGTTGACATTTTTGTGCTGGAATTAGGCGGCAATGATGGTTTGCGTGGTCTGCCGCTTGAACAAACCAAGGCCAACCTGCAGGCCATTATTGATAAAGTGAAAGCCAAAAACCCTGCTGTTAAAATTGTTGTGGCCGGTATGATGGTACCCCCTAATATGGGCAAAGATTACACCACTCAATTTAAAGACGTGTTCCCTGAACTGGCCAAAAAAAATAAAGCAACGCTAATCCCTTTTTTACTGGAAGGTGTAGGCGGAAATGAAAAACTTAATTTACCAGATGGTATTCACCCGAATGTAGAGGGGCATAAAATTATTGCAACTAACCTGGTGAACTTTATAGGCCCATTGCTATAATTCGCTACCTGGACTTTAGTGAATTTTTGTGTTTTCGAGTTTTATTGGCTTGGATAAATTTGCCACAAAAGCACTAAGGCACGAAATTCTCAAAAATAAGTTTGAGACATGCATTTGGCTACATAAAGCCTGCTATAGCTTCTTCTGGCATTCAAACAAGAAGTTGATCACATCCATGCTCACAGGGTCATCGTCTCGTCCAAATTCACGGTGCATGGACAGGCTGTTCTTCTTTGGGTAACCCTTCACCTGGATATTGATATCGGATTCTTTAAATTTCTTCGCCAGGTTTATGGCATCGTTTTCGGTTGGCGTTTTGCTGCCGGAGTATGCTACGAAAATGGGCGGCACCACCATACCCGGCCGGATGTGACTTACCGGTGACGCCTCCTCCCATTCTTTCTGGGTTAGACCGAACGTATCCAGGCACCAATCCTTTACTTTATTGTTGTTATCCGGAATAATCTTAGCGACATCAAACCCGAGGCCATCAATGGATACAACACCTTTAATCATGTCAAGCGAACCTTCGGCTTGTTTCATGTAATCTTCGTTCACCGTAATCATCACCGACATTTGTGCACCGGAAGCATAACCCATCAAA is part of the Cyclobacteriaceae bacterium genome and harbors:
- a CDS encoding HAD family phosphatase — protein: MIPRNLIFDLGGVIIDLSVERTIQSICDLSGVRPDQVRHAYRTHTEFYAYERGEITDAEFRQVLQRIFSFSAPDEQIDSAWNAMLVQLPVAKLQLLDRLKKRFSVAVLSNTNNIHLSFVNQSMLPQVDAFSSLNDYFHVHYYSHLVGKRKPESQIFTQVLDENNYVPEQTLFLDDNKENIEAAAALGIQTFLVEHPDRVLDYFRNYE
- a CDS encoding gliding motility-associated C-terminal domain-containing protein gives rise to the protein MKQVYFRLVLAFLFSAPLAGSAQTPALKFIKNKGQWPESIDFAARTPAGRLMLSPGHFSLYLFDQQKANEAHLRLHDHINESDGTEEMDDKMDGHHVQIRFSGALALKSPVASLPSKEYYNFFLGNDTSQWASRASAFGEIVYPDLYTGIDLRISSVNQNLKYDFIVKPDAYAGQVQIEINGADQLYLDHGNVIVGTSVGYLIEKKPFTYQVINGEKCEVKSEYTLTNNTLSFRFPEGYDACYELVIDPLLIFSTFSGSTADNWGSTATPGERGTLYSSGIANNINFGGTFPATPGAFQTTYGGNYDIAILKYDSTGSQLLYASYIGGSGNETPHSLVMDEKSQDLIVLGTTSSFNFPTTTSALSTMFNGGIPLGTNVIPYPFGSDIVLSRISKEGDQLIASTYLGGSQNDGLNQPGSPLVRNYGDEMRGDVITDTLGNIYISSVTNSPDFPGVNSFSTTYRGGGSDAVVVKMDAMLTQIIWSAFVGGNNFDASHTIKFDSAFAIYLGGGTSSADFPTTTNSYQSLIAGGVDGWIMKISSEGDSIAYSTFTGTSDFDQVYFIDLDRNGDVYTYGQTNGNFPVTPGVYSNANSGQFVQKFNGELNTLIFSTRFGSGIGIPNISPTAFLVNDCNNLYMSGWGGLINSGLGYWNSNTSGMPVTNDALQKTTSGSDFYFIVLTADASELLYATYLGGNISRTHVDGGTSRFDKSGIVYHAVCSGCRSLSATGLPSSDFPTTDEAWSRTNNSANCNNAAFKFDLSSLRARLQTNSVAFDAPGLDVLCYPDTIRFQNFSTGGEFYEWDLGDGTKLVKTDTTSFLHQYQNEGTYLVKLRAVDLNTCVGVDSAFKTVRVFRNLLKAQEDDVICYGTSYQLTGNGGVGYQWSTEDGPLNTTLVKPEESIRYFVVITDSNGCFNKDTVDIEVVPFIDVQFDYKLVPDCISRSQVYVVNKTEQKADENYLIDFGDGNTTDLPEAIHAYNQDGAYTLKVTGIKEFCVYEKQVTLPIYTILAPNVITPESTPGQNDRFVIQYGAGGKTPADAGLTVGLTIHNRWGGKVFESANYQYDWSAKDLDAGIYYYTVTIGDQALCKSWLHVVK
- a CDS encoding T9SS type A sorting domain-containing protein translates to MTIGKQFLFLILCSFPLVALAQLKRYPIQQPANPEAAFAKTKSLEPMSLPFWDDFSAPASSDTLWSNKATVWINTSMAIDPPTIGVATFDGLNENGTPYSPNPDQTLEVGLTDSLESRRIKMTEVGLFQRNSVFLSFYYQWGGHGETPDANDYLQLEFRNQQGAWEIIRTLRPNRATERFDEFYSVIIRINEDRFYHDDFQFRFRSFGRRSGRFDTWHLDYVYLNRGRTETDLTYPDRAIRKTLSPLFEKYYAVPYKHFKQEKTITPPAYAVYNLSNILTTLSYLTYGTFVNYFDDDSESVFEENLNGTDTSSISLGFGVPPFVNIPVDVEYIPDPDNHDHFDPQAKRVEVSLKIRVFTGDVIDLKTGNPSPGYLPIYEPIDFRANDTIRQHYTLHNYYAYDDGVAEYSAGLTQPGNIVAYRFTMQTSEPDTINGVYVHYPVTSGVSASNTTFYIWGDTNGEPGPLLLEELVPVERKTNNEFILREFIQSARVQGVFYIGWRQPATGRVQVGLDTGNDTGNQIFVNTTGSWIPNTDVKGSLMLRPRFGKGNVVTSSEGRQQPEVSIYPNPNFGEFFMEGEPQGLTILNAGGHPVVFETEQLDNRMRITITYPIRGLYLVRYFNGTAWQTKKIVVQD
- a CDS encoding PASTA domain-containing protein — protein: MKDIIKNHSSTLGGVLLSIGLTSAIGLILLLFYFYVYLPASTNHGETITVPSVEGLNITELENFLVKRNLRYEVNDSSYTDDYPPLTVLRQFPAAGAKVKENRVIYISVNRVTPPTVPMPNLVDGSLINAEAVLRGNELKRGRIQLVRGPFLNLVKEMRYEGEKILPGTRIPKGSVIDLVVEDGGSNTVPAPDVRGYTLEDAKIPIFGSNLNLGQIHVVGDTTGREAIVVLKQKPPANQNIKVGDVVELWVGKKGTPVPDDEEDGTDDQDNF
- a CDS encoding site-2 protease family protein; translated protein: MSKEAKRIILQVFLFIATFITTTIAGAEWTYGKSVYGPFTWADFFSGMHFSVPFLLILTVHEFGHYFTARYYRVNSSLPYYIPMPPFPFSIGTMGAVIRLRERITSKKINFDIGIAGPLAGFVMAMIVLIYGFTNLPPAEYIFQIHPEYEQYGLEYADKVYGQQEGIVDVVIGKNLLFLFFEKFVADPERMPNPHEIMHYPYLFAGFLALIFTALNLLPIGQLDGGHVLYGLIGFRLHKLVASIIFISFVFYAGLGLVHPLMPFEDLIIYIPAYVIFLTLCFRGLKLPMRDTVMYALLVFAGQFMLSWFDPSLQGYTGWLLFAFIIGRLAGVEHPPSEIEEPLDSNRQVLGWIALIIFAICFSPNPIELTSY